The Pseudomonas baetica genome includes a region encoding these proteins:
- a CDS encoding zinc-binding alcohol dehydrogenase family protein codes for MKTFTFTPHRLSNDDVDATRPKPGPRQLLIEVHATAVSPGASDMPVAALLQEPNILGWGAAGVVREVGPEATLFQPGDDVFYCYHGSIGDTGGPSPMHSVDERAVGHKPRTLSAARAAALSLPSVTAWELLFERLGVAQDSGAGECLLITGADTDVGSMLVQLARQLTRLTVIACASTHAVDSVRQWGAHHALDHAAIADQLQALTIAEVSYVASLIDTQQHFAQLIDVLRAQGRLAVNDEPQHLDGMHLKRKSLSLHWQMPFTRSLFESADLINQYQLLNRVSTLVDQGVLQTCVSTSADAGAADSMQRAAALLERLKAKGKP; via the coding sequence ATGAAAACTTTCACCTTCACCCCCCACAGACTATCGAATGATGACGTTGACGCTACCCGACCCAAGCCCGGCCCAAGGCAACTGTTGATTGAAGTTCACGCGACTGCAGTCAGCCCTGGCGCGAGCGACATGCCGGTGGCGGCGCTGCTCCAAGAGCCGAATATTCTCGGCTGGGGAGCGGCCGGTGTGGTTCGTGAAGTCGGCCCGGAGGCGACGCTGTTTCAGCCGGGCGATGACGTGTTTTATTGCTATCACGGCAGCATCGGCGACACCGGCGGCCCCAGCCCGATGCACTCGGTGGATGAACGAGCGGTCGGGCACAAGCCGCGAACCTTGAGTGCAGCGCGTGCGGCGGCATTGTCTTTACCTTCTGTCACCGCCTGGGAATTGCTCTTTGAGCGTCTGGGTGTTGCGCAGGATTCGGGGGCGGGCGAGTGCCTGTTGATCACCGGGGCGGACACTGATGTGGGGTCGATGCTGGTGCAACTGGCCCGGCAGTTGACCCGGCTGACGGTGATCGCGTGCGCCAGCACTCACGCGGTGGATTCGGTTCGGCAGTGGGGCGCGCACCATGCGCTTGATCACGCCGCGATAGCTGATCAGTTGCAGGCCCTCACCATCGCCGAGGTCAGCTACGTCGCCAGTCTGATTGATACCCAACAGCACTTTGCGCAGTTGATCGACGTGCTGCGCGCGCAAGGGCGTCTGGCCGTGAACGACGAACCACAACATCTCGACGGGATGCACCTCAAGCGCAAGTCCTTGTCGCTGCATTGGCAAATGCCATTTACCCGTTCGTTGTTCGAATCCGCCGACCTGATCAATCAGTATCAGTTGCTCAACCGTGTCTCTACGCTCGTGGATCAAGGCGTTTTGCAAACCTGTGTGAGCACGTCGGCGGACGCTGGCGCGGCGGACAGTATGCAACGCGCCGCTGCACTGCTTGAACGTCTCAAGGCCAAAGGCAAACCTTAG
- a CDS encoding zinc-binding alcohol dehydrogenase family protein, which yields MKAITFTQHALPIEDPQALFDTDIPRPTPGPRDLLVEVHAVSVNPVDTKARAGTFTKEPKILGWDAAGIVREVGSEVTLFQPGDEVFYAGSIARTGSYSELHLVDERIVGHKPRSLSAAHAAALPLTSITAWELLFDRLGVVEGTGEGKCLLITGAAGGVGSMLVQLARQLTRLTVIGTASRQETADWVKQLGAHHVIDHSQPLLAQLQAIGIAEVDYVASLTHTEQHFLQLIEVLKPQGRLGVIDDPDSLDVMPLKRKSLSLHWELMFTRSLYETADMIEQHHLLNRVSDLIDLGVLQTTVGEHFGAINAANMRRAHALVESGKARGKIVLEGF from the coding sequence ATGAAAGCCATCACCTTTACCCAACACGCCTTGCCTATTGAAGATCCACAAGCGTTGTTCGACACCGACATCCCGCGTCCGACGCCCGGCCCGCGCGATCTGCTGGTCGAAGTTCACGCGGTTTCAGTCAACCCGGTGGATACCAAGGCACGCGCCGGCACTTTCACTAAAGAACCGAAAATCCTCGGTTGGGATGCGGCAGGTATCGTCCGCGAAGTCGGCTCTGAAGTAACACTGTTTCAACCCGGCGATGAAGTGTTCTATGCCGGCTCGATTGCCCGCACCGGCAGCTACAGCGAATTGCATCTGGTCGATGAGCGAATTGTCGGGCACAAGCCGCGCTCATTGAGTGCTGCTCATGCGGCTGCGTTGCCGCTGACATCGATCACCGCCTGGGAATTGCTGTTTGACCGGCTCGGTGTCGTTGAAGGCACGGGGGAGGGCAAGTGCCTGTTGATTACCGGTGCGGCGGGTGGCGTCGGTTCGATGCTGGTGCAACTGGCGCGGCAATTGACCCGGCTCACGGTCATTGGCACCGCGTCGCGCCAGGAAACCGCTGACTGGGTCAAGCAACTGGGGGCGCATCACGTCATCGATCACAGCCAGCCGCTGCTTGCTCAGTTGCAGGCGATCGGCATTGCCGAGGTCGACTATGTCGCCAGCCTGACCCACACCGAGCAGCACTTTTTACAACTGATCGAGGTGCTGAAACCGCAGGGGCGTCTGGGCGTGATCGACGATCCCGACAGCCTCGATGTGATGCCGCTCAAGCGCAAGTCGTTGTCGCTGCATTGGGAGCTGATGTTTACCCGTTCGCTGTACGAAACCGCCGACATGATCGAACAGCATCACTTGCTCAACCGGGTCTCCGACCTGATTGATCTGGGCGTTTTGCAAACCACCGTTGGCGAGCACTTCGGCGCGATCAACGCTGCCAACATGCGGCGCGCCCATGCGCTGGTCGAGAGCGGCAAGGCCCGGGGCAAGATCGTTCTCGAAGGTTTCTGA
- a CDS encoding L-dopachrome tautomerase-related protein — MVTAAALAMPFAHAVNAVALPANAPADRPFGKLEQVHAFYDAMPTGVTVSETGRIFVNYPRWGDDVPFAVGEIRDGKVVAYPNAAINRENPNDPSDGLISVQSVVADGQGRVWLLDTAAPGFADPKPRGAKLVAVDLASNTVVKRLVFPENVMLPSTYVNDMRFDFRTGEQGTVYLTDSSLRGPGAIIVVDIASGRAMRRLSGVPSTSVDPSFVPVVEGLPVMVKGADGKQKPLGVASDGIALSADGKTLYFTPLSSRHLYSVPTALLRDSSVSEQQLAAAVQNLGEKGASDGMEADASGALYAGDYEHNSIRKRLPDGQWQTIVHDPRLLWPDTLSIGPDGYLYFTANQLHRQAAFRGGQDQRQKPYSLMRLKIDAAPAPTR, encoded by the coding sequence ATGGTCACGGCTGCCGCATTGGCCATGCCGTTTGCGCATGCCGTCAATGCCGTCGCATTGCCGGCCAATGCACCCGCCGATCGGCCTTTCGGCAAGCTTGAACAAGTGCATGCGTTCTACGACGCGATGCCAACCGGGGTGACGGTCAGCGAGACCGGGCGAATCTTCGTCAACTACCCGCGCTGGGGCGACGATGTACCCTTCGCCGTGGGCGAGATCCGCGACGGCAAGGTGGTCGCCTATCCAAATGCGGCAATCAACCGGGAAAACCCCAATGACCCCAGCGATGGGCTGATCAGCGTGCAAAGCGTGGTGGCCGATGGTCAGGGCCGTGTCTGGCTGCTCGACACGGCAGCCCCGGGTTTCGCCGATCCGAAACCGCGCGGCGCCAAGCTGGTGGCGGTGGACCTTGCCAGCAACACGGTCGTCAAGCGTCTGGTGTTCCCGGAGAACGTCATGTTGCCCAGCACCTACGTCAACGACATGCGTTTTGATTTTCGCACCGGCGAGCAAGGCACTGTTTATCTCACCGACTCATCGTTGCGCGGTCCGGGGGCGATCATCGTCGTGGACATCGCCAGCGGTCGCGCCATGCGCCGCTTGAGCGGAGTACCGTCAACATCGGTTGATCCGTCCTTCGTACCTGTTGTGGAAGGCCTTCCAGTGATGGTCAAGGGCGCCGACGGCAAACAAAAACCGCTCGGTGTGGCGTCCGACGGCATCGCCTTGTCGGCGGACGGCAAGACACTGTATTTCACGCCGTTGTCCAGCCGCCACCTGTACTCGGTACCGACCGCATTGCTGCGTGATTCCAGCGTCAGCGAGCAACAACTGGCCGCTGCCGTGCAGAATCTGGGCGAGAAAGGCGCATCGGACGGCATGGAGGCGGACGCCAGCGGCGCACTTTATGCTGGCGACTACGAGCACAACTCGATCCGTAAACGCCTGCCGGACGGCCAATGGCAAACCATCGTGCACGATCCACGCCTGCTCTGGCCCGACACGTTGTCCATCGGTCCTGACGGCTATCTGTATTTCACCGCCAACCAGTTGCACCGCCAGGCGGCGTTTCGCGGTGGCCAGGATCAGCGGCAAAAACCCTACAGCCTGATGCGTCTGAAAATCGACGCGGCGCCTGCACCTACCCGGTAA
- a CDS encoding putative quinol monooxygenase encodes MNASTEVLVSIAVLKAKAGKEQALKEGLLALVEPTRAEPGNLDYVLFELRDERGTFYMREAFKNQAALDAHFAMPYFQRFAATADDLLAEPLQLIFLEQVSN; translated from the coding sequence ATGAATGCATCCACTGAAGTGTTGGTTTCGATTGCCGTCCTCAAGGCCAAAGCGGGCAAGGAGCAAGCCTTGAAGGAGGGCTTGCTGGCGCTGGTCGAGCCGACCCGGGCCGAGCCGGGCAATCTCGACTATGTGTTGTTCGAACTGCGTGACGAACGCGGCACGTTCTATATGCGCGAGGCGTTCAAGAATCAGGCGGCACTGGATGCGCATTTCGCCATGCCGTACTTCCAGCGCTTCGCAGCCACGGCGGATGACCTGCTTGCCGAGCCGTTGCAATTGATCTTCCTTGAGCAAGTCTCGAACTGA
- the mdeB gene encoding alpha-ketoglutarate dehydrogenase: protein MKDSAQRPGQTTSLHEDSDAIETLEWLDALASVAQVAGRRRVRYLLQRLAEQANRLGVQGGAGAYSLYQNTIALEQQPDYPGDLVMEERLTSIIRWNALAMVAKANKAYGELGGHIASFASAAEIFEVGFNHFFRADSEQGRGDLVYFQAHSAPGVYARAFLEGRLQQTQLERYRQEVDGGGLCSYPHPWLMPDFWQFPTGSMGIGPINAIYQARFLRYLQHRGIAATAGRHVWGVFGDGEMDEPESIAALSLASRESLDNVTFVINCNLQRLDGPVRGNGQIVQELESLFSGAGWNVIKVLWGSDWDRLFARDEGHALLRHFAAMVDGEYQNLGANDGAYNLSHFFNQDPQLQALVADMTPQQIDALRRGGHDFRKLHAAFEAAKNHEGRPTVILAKTKKGFGMGQIGESRNTSHQQKKLDVEALKAFRDRFALPLDDQAVEEMRFYRPADDSPELRYLQQQRRALGGYLPKRNSVAAVIPVPPLDSYARFALAPDERENSTTMAVVRLFTHLIKDKQLGPRIVPIVADEARTFGMANLFRQIGIYSSVGQLYEPEDAGALLYYKESIDGQLLEEGITEAGAMSSWIAAATSYSVNGEPMLPFYIYYSMFGFQRVGDLIWAAADQRARGFLIGATSGRTTLAGEGLQHQDGSSQLMAATVPNCRAYDPAFASEAAVIIDHGSRRMLEQQEDEFYYLTVTNENYVQAPLEPDQYEQVIRGMRLYARHGDKVPAVRLLGSGAILREVIAAAQMLDEEWQVSSEVWSVTSFSELAREAREVQRQQVFGGDVHQQSHLTRCLPGGAPIVAASDYVRAYAQLIAPYLQAPYLALGTDGFGRSDTRSALRRFFEVDRYHIVLAALAAVDPQAHAVARSRYGIEASVQAPWNC from the coding sequence ATGAAAGATTCCGCGCAACGGCCAGGCCAGACAACGTCGCTTCATGAAGACAGCGATGCCATTGAAACTCTTGAGTGGCTCGACGCCCTGGCCAGCGTTGCGCAGGTCGCTGGCAGGCGCCGCGTCAGGTACTTGCTGCAACGGCTGGCCGAGCAGGCCAATCGCTTGGGCGTGCAGGGCGGCGCGGGTGCGTACTCGCTCTATCAGAACACCATCGCGCTGGAGCAGCAGCCGGACTATCCCGGCGATCTGGTGATGGAGGAACGCCTCACCTCGATCATCCGCTGGAATGCCTTGGCGATGGTGGCCAAGGCCAACAAGGCTTATGGCGAGTTGGGCGGTCACATCGCCAGTTTTGCTTCGGCAGCCGAGATTTTCGAGGTCGGCTTCAATCATTTCTTTCGTGCTGACAGTGAGCAGGGACGCGGTGATCTGGTGTACTTCCAGGCGCATTCGGCGCCCGGCGTCTATGCGCGGGCCTTCCTCGAAGGCCGCTTGCAGCAGACGCAACTGGAGCGCTATCGGCAGGAGGTCGACGGTGGCGGCTTGTGCTCGTACCCGCACCCTTGGCTGATGCCGGACTTCTGGCAGTTTCCCACCGGCTCAATGGGCATCGGGCCGATCAATGCCATCTACCAGGCACGGTTTCTGCGCTATCTGCAACATCGCGGCATTGCCGCGACGGCGGGTCGGCATGTCTGGGGCGTATTTGGTGACGGCGAGATGGACGAGCCGGAGTCGATTGCCGCGCTGTCGCTCGCCTCGCGGGAAAGCCTCGATAACGTCACCTTCGTGATCAACTGCAACTTGCAGCGTCTCGATGGCCCGGTACGGGGCAACGGGCAAATCGTTCAGGAGCTGGAATCGCTGTTCAGCGGTGCCGGCTGGAACGTGATCAAAGTGCTGTGGGGCTCTGACTGGGATCGGTTGTTCGCCCGCGACGAAGGCCACGCGCTGCTGCGCCATTTCGCGGCCATGGTCGACGGCGAGTATCAGAACCTCGGCGCCAATGATGGCGCGTACAACCTCAGTCACTTCTTCAATCAAGACCCGCAATTGCAAGCGCTGGTTGCGGATATGACGCCGCAGCAGATCGACGCGCTGCGCCGGGGCGGCCATGATTTTCGCAAACTGCACGCAGCGTTCGAAGCGGCGAAGAATCACGAGGGCAGGCCGACCGTGATTCTGGCGAAAACCAAAAAGGGTTTCGGCATGGGCCAGATTGGCGAGTCGCGCAACACCTCACACCAGCAGAAAAAGCTTGATGTCGAGGCACTCAAGGCCTTTCGTGATCGCTTTGCCTTGCCGCTGGACGATCAGGCCGTGGAGGAAATGCGCTTCTATCGGCCTGCCGACGACAGCCCCGAGTTGCGTTACCTGCAGCAACAGCGACGTGCGCTGGGCGGTTATCTGCCCAAGCGCAACAGCGTGGCAGCGGTAATCCCGGTGCCGCCGCTCGACAGTTATGCGCGGTTTGCGCTGGCCCCGGACGAGCGGGAAAACTCCACCACAATGGCGGTTGTGCGCCTGTTCACCCACCTGATCAAGGACAAACAACTGGGGCCGCGCATCGTGCCGATCGTTGCCGATGAGGCGCGCACTTTCGGCATGGCCAACCTGTTCCGGCAGATCGGCATCTACTCGTCGGTGGGGCAACTGTACGAGCCGGAAGACGCCGGCGCGCTGCTTTATTACAAGGAATCCATCGACGGCCAGTTGCTGGAGGAGGGCATCACCGAAGCCGGCGCCATGTCCTCGTGGATCGCTGCGGCCACCTCGTACAGCGTCAATGGCGAGCCGATGCTGCCGTTCTACATCTACTACTCGATGTTCGGCTTCCAGCGCGTCGGTGATCTGATCTGGGCGGCGGCTGATCAGCGCGCCAGAGGTTTTCTCATCGGCGCCACGTCAGGCCGCACGACGCTGGCTGGCGAAGGCTTGCAACATCAGGACGGTTCCAGCCAATTGATGGCCGCCACCGTGCCCAACTGCCGCGCCTATGACCCGGCATTCGCCAGCGAAGCGGCGGTGATCATCGATCATGGCAGCCGGCGCATGCTGGAGCAGCAAGAGGACGAGTTCTATTACCTGACCGTGACCAACGAAAACTACGTGCAGGCGCCGCTGGAACCCGATCAATACGAACAGGTGATTCGCGGCATGCGCCTGTATGCCCGTCACGGCGACAAGGTCCCGGCCGTGCGCCTGCTAGGTTCCGGAGCGATTCTGCGCGAAGTGATCGCCGCCGCGCAGATGCTGGACGAAGAGTGGCAGGTCAGCAGCGAAGTCTGGAGCGTCACAAGCTTTTCCGAGTTGGCGCGAGAGGCGCGCGAGGTGCAGCGTCAACAGGTGTTCGGGGGGGACGTCCATCAGCAAAGCCATCTGACACGTTGCCTGCCCGGCGGCGCGCCAATTGTGGCGGCCAGCGATTACGTGCGCGCTTATGCGCAACTGATCGCACCTTACTTGCAGGCGCCTTACCTTGCCCTGGGCACCGATGGCTTCGGGCGCAGCGACACGCGTTCGGCGTTGCGCCGGTTCTTTGAGGTGGATCGCTATCACATCGTGCTGGCTGCGTTGGCGGCGGTAGATCCGCAGGCGCATGCTGTGGCGCGGTCGCGATACGGCATCGAGGCGAGCGTGCAGGCACCGTGGAATTGTTGA
- a CDS encoding IS4 family transposase, giving the protein MRLARALELTHNFVSTPNSLEGLDSLLDPSLVEQALEQAGVATLRRRRLPLEMMLWCVISMAFFRRMSAWDVVSRMNIMLPGQRPLVAPSAVVQARQRLGSEAVRQVFDLTQKSWHEAASHPTWAGLRLLGVDGVVWRTPDTPENRARYDSASNQHGDTGFPQVRMVCQMELTSHLLIGSAFDGYRSNEMKLAEQLIETTPDHSLTLFDRGFYSLGLLHQWQQAGIERHWLMPLKKGSQYEVLQRLGRHDAVVSLSTSPQARKQWPGLPERLTARLLSKTVKGKVCQILTSMADSLRFPSDEIVDLYSQRWEIELGFREMKQTLLNSSYTLRSKTPEMIEQELWGVLLGYNLLRYQMVEMSRHCPGIHPCELSFTACTWAILGFINGVSADRSGNIPKYLAELHASAPHYVLPHRREERIYPRAIRLKSPKYPIKNKNASQLN; this is encoded by the coding sequence ATGCGTCTGGCTCGGGCACTGGAACTCACCCACAACTTCGTCTCGACTCCCAACTCCCTCGAAGGGTTGGACTCGTTGCTTGATCCATCTCTGGTCGAACAGGCATTGGAGCAGGCCGGTGTAGCCACTTTGCGCAGGCGACGCTTACCTTTGGAAATGATGCTTTGGTGCGTCATCTCCATGGCGTTTTTTCGACGCATGTCGGCGTGGGATGTGGTCAGTCGCATGAACATCATGCTGCCTGGGCAACGTCCGCTGGTCGCGCCCAGCGCCGTAGTCCAAGCCCGTCAGCGGCTGGGCAGCGAGGCCGTACGACAAGTCTTCGATCTGACTCAGAAAAGCTGGCATGAAGCGGCCAGTCATCCGACCTGGGCCGGGTTGCGCTTGCTGGGTGTCGACGGCGTCGTCTGGCGTACGCCCGATACACCGGAAAACCGTGCGCGTTACGACTCCGCCAGCAACCAGCATGGCGATACTGGTTTTCCTCAGGTGCGCATGGTTTGCCAAATGGAATTGACCAGTCACTTACTGATTGGCAGCGCGTTTGACGGCTATCGCAGCAACGAGATGAAACTGGCGGAGCAACTGATCGAAACCACCCCCGATCACTCGCTGACGCTGTTCGATCGCGGCTTTTATTCCTTGGGGTTGCTGCATCAATGGCAGCAAGCAGGCATCGAGCGACATTGGTTGATGCCGCTGAAAAAAGGCTCGCAGTACGAAGTGCTTCAGCGTTTGGGGCGCCACGATGCTGTGGTCTCGTTGAGTACTTCGCCGCAGGCCCGCAAGCAATGGCCTGGATTGCCGGAGCGCCTGACTGCGCGGCTTCTGAGCAAAACCGTCAAGGGCAAGGTTTGTCAGATACTGACGTCGATGGCCGACTCATTACGCTTCCCGTCCGACGAAATCGTCGATCTCTACAGCCAGCGATGGGAGATCGAGTTAGGGTTTAGAGAAATGAAGCAGACCCTGCTGAACAGCAGCTATACGCTGCGCAGCAAGACGCCCGAAATGATTGAGCAGGAACTGTGGGGCGTGTTGTTGGGCTACAACCTGTTGCGTTATCAGATGGTGGAGATGAGCCGCCATTGTCCAGGCATCCATCCATGCGAACTGAGCTTCACCGCGTGCACTTGGGCGATCTTGGGGTTTATCAACGGCGTTTCTGCGGATCGTTCGGGGAACATCCCCAAATATCTCGCAGAGTTGCATGCCTCAGCCCCGCATTATGTCCTGCCACATCGACGCGAGGAGCGCATTTATCCTCGGGCAATCAGGCTCAAATCGCCGAAGTATCCGATCAAAAACAAAAATGCCAGTCAGCTTAACTGA
- a CDS encoding thiol-disulfide oxidoreductase DCC family protein, whose protein sequence is MPSAQTRPTPAPLLKPGETVVLFDGVCKLCNGWARFLIRHDHQRRVRLAAVQSPEGQALLAWAGLPLDQFDTMAVIRDRHYWERSDAFFEVIGQLSGRWQPLRLLRLFPRVLRDWGYDRIALNRYRLFGKYDTCLLPNPDHEQRFLKFS, encoded by the coding sequence ATGCCATCTGCGCAAACCCGCCCTACCCCCGCGCCATTGCTCAAGCCAGGCGAGACGGTGGTGCTGTTCGACGGTGTGTGCAAGCTGTGCAATGGCTGGGCGCGGTTTCTGATTCGGCATGACCACCAGCGGCGCGTGCGACTGGCGGCGGTGCAGTCACCCGAGGGCCAGGCGCTGCTCGCGTGGGCGGGGTTACCGCTGGATCAGTTCGACACCATGGCGGTGATTCGTGACCGGCACTACTGGGAGCGTTCGGACGCCTTTTTCGAAGTCATCGGCCAGTTGTCCGGCCGTTGGCAGCCTTTGCGACTGCTGCGACTCTTCCCCCGCGTATTACGGGACTGGGGTTATGACCGCATCGCGCTGAATCGCTATCGGTTGTTTGGCAAGTACGATACCTGCCTGCTGCCCAATCCTGACCATGAACAGCGTTTCCTGAAATTTTCCTGA
- the msrA gene encoding peptide-methionine (S)-S-oxide reductase MsrA gives MSAQTETAILAGGCFWGMQDLLRRYPGVLQTRVGYTGGDVPNATYRNHGNHAEAIEIVFDPAVISYRQILEFFFQIHDPSTPNRQGNDLGPSYRSAIYYLSEQQRDIAEDTAADVDASKLWPGRVVTEIEPAGPFWEAEPEHQDYLERIPNGYTCHFIRPNWKLPKRA, from the coding sequence ATGAGCGCACAAACCGAAACTGCCATTCTCGCCGGCGGCTGCTTCTGGGGCATGCAGGACTTGCTGCGACGCTACCCCGGTGTGCTGCAAACTCGCGTCGGCTACACCGGCGGCGATGTGCCGAACGCCACTTACCGCAACCATGGCAACCACGCCGAAGCGATCGAAATCGTCTTCGATCCGGCGGTGATCAGCTATCGGCAGATCCTCGAATTCTTTTTCCAGATACACGACCCCAGCACACCCAACCGTCAGGGCAACGACCTCGGCCCCAGCTATCGCTCGGCGATCTATTACCTCAGCGAACAGCAACGCGACATCGCCGAAGACACCGCCGCCGACGTCGACGCATCAAAACTGTGGCCGGGCCGAGTGGTCACCGAAATCGAACCGGCCGGGCCGTTCTGGGAAGCGGAGCCGGAGCATCAGGATTACCTCGAGCGCATTCCGAATGGCTACACCTGCCACTTCATCCGCCCGAACTGGAAACTGCCGAAACGTGCCTGA
- a CDS encoding class I SAM-dependent methyltransferase: protein MSANWNEGYFTDEGYTFGYSREINPVFQRYCLLLRGFATLESSNGYHCELGFGQGVSINIHAAANPGAYVGTDFHPGQAANANALATSWNSSAQLYDDSFEQLLARNDLPQFDSISLHGIWTWVSRDNQKLIVEFARRHLKPGGLLYVSYNCFPGWSPSAPLRNLFSLHDRFATQTSASPEKRIDSALQFSEALLAANPNYAAAAPNLDARLQSIKGQNRQYVAHEYFNRNWDCMYFTDVVDAFAAAKLDYATTAVPLDAVDPLNLSAQGMDFLESIEHPIMREQARDYFVNQHFRRDLYVRGANRLCASEHRESLMKTRFVLMQGVESIPGTVKGPAGEATLQDEVYGPVLDALASNGCEAKTLRQLSASIPAMAYDDLLQAITVLVGMGCAAPCQSEAAEKLVHERCSTLNLQLCKRALFNNQIQVLASPVTGGGVPVSRFQQLFLISIKQGNKHPAEWAQLAWGIISQQGEVLVGDNGPLLTAEENLAALTEQAQAFAEQSLVILNALKVI, encoded by the coding sequence ATGAGCGCCAACTGGAACGAAGGGTACTTCACCGATGAGGGCTACACCTTCGGGTATAGCCGGGAGATCAACCCGGTTTTCCAGCGCTATTGTTTGTTGTTGCGTGGTTTTGCCACGCTGGAGAGCAGCAACGGCTATCACTGCGAACTGGGCTTTGGCCAAGGTGTCTCGATCAACATCCACGCCGCAGCCAACCCGGGCGCCTACGTCGGCACGGACTTTCATCCAGGCCAGGCGGCTAACGCCAATGCATTGGCGACTTCCTGGAACAGCTCGGCACAGCTGTACGACGACAGTTTCGAGCAACTGCTGGCGCGTAATGATCTGCCGCAGTTCGATAGCATCAGCCTGCATGGTATCTGGACGTGGGTCAGCCGCGACAACCAGAAACTGATCGTCGAATTCGCCCGTCGTCATCTCAAACCCGGCGGCCTGTTGTATGTCAGCTACAACTGCTTCCCGGGTTGGTCGCCTTCGGCACCCTTGCGCAATCTGTTCAGCCTGCACGACCGCTTCGCCACCCAGACCAGCGCCAGCCCTGAAAAACGCATCGATTCAGCGCTGCAATTCTCCGAAGCGTTGCTGGCGGCCAATCCCAATTACGCTGCCGCCGCACCGAATCTGGATGCCAGGTTGCAGAGCATCAAAGGCCAGAATCGCCAATACGTCGCTCATGAATACTTCAACCGTAACTGGGACTGCATGTATTTCACCGACGTGGTTGACGCCTTCGCCGCCGCCAAGCTCGACTACGCTACAACCGCCGTGCCGCTGGACGCAGTTGACCCGCTCAACCTGAGCGCGCAAGGCATGGATTTCCTGGAAAGCATCGAACACCCGATCATGCGTGAGCAGGCGCGTGACTACTTCGTCAATCAACATTTCCGCCGCGACTTGTATGTGCGCGGCGCCAACCGACTTTGCGCGTCAGAACACCGCGAAAGTCTGATGAAAACCCGCTTTGTCCTGATGCAAGGGGTAGAAAGCATTCCGGGCACCGTCAAAGGTCCGGCAGGCGAAGCTACGTTGCAGGATGAAGTGTACGGCCCGGTACTGGATGCGTTGGCCAGCAATGGCTGCGAAGCAAAAACCTTGCGTCAGCTGTCCGCCTCGATCCCTGCGATGGCTTATGACGACTTGTTGCAGGCCATCACCGTGTTGGTGGGCATGGGCTGTGCAGCGCCGTGCCAAAGCGAAGCGGCGGAAAAACTGGTGCACGAGCGCTGCAGCACACTCAATCTGCAACTGTGCAAACGTGCGCTATTCAACAACCAGATTCAGGTGCTGGCCAGCCCGGTCACCGGGGGAGGCGTACCGGTCAGCCGCTTCCAGCAACTGTTCCTGATATCGATCAAACAGGGCAACAAGCACCCGGCCGAATGGGCACAACTGGCCTGGGGCATCATCAGCCAGCAAGGTGAGGTTCTCGTCGGTGATAACGGACCGCTGTTGACCGCAGAAGAAAACCTTGCCGCGTTGACGGAACAGGCGCAGGCGTTTGCCGAACAGTCGCTGGTTATTCTCAACGCGTTGAAAGTCATCTGA